A single genomic interval of Gouania willdenowi chromosome 22, fGouWil2.1, whole genome shotgun sequence harbors:
- the LOC114456090 gene encoding BTB/POZ domain-containing protein 6-B-like encodes MPAADCRLLHHGRIMRCLTSLLLLPEALKKSKKLGRLPVCYEILSLSSSSKKKQQQQKEDTKMAAELYPAADNTTNSLANGTTVADTDKTELVELCQASSCGGSTATTPTTQQNINNNNVEIPPSWQCSHPTLRERNALMFNNELMADVHFIVGPLGASQKIPAHKYVLAVGSSVFCAMFYSDLAEEESAIHIPDVEPAAFLILLKYMYSDEIDLEADTVLATLYAAKKYIVPALAKACVTFLETSLEAKNACVLLSQSRLFEEPELTQRCWEVIDAQAELALLSEGFCEIDLQTLDIILRRETLNTKEAVVFEAVMNWASAECKRQSLSPSTHNKRDVLGKALFLLRIPSMSLEEFANGAAQSDILTLEETHSVFLWYTAAKKPQLDFPLTARKGLSPQRCHRFQSSAYRSNQWRYRGRCDSIQFAVDKRIFIAGLGLYGSSGGKAEYSAKIELKRQGVTLAQNLTKFVSDGSSGTFPVWFEHPVQVEQDAFYTVSAVLDGNELSYFGQEGMTEVQCGKVTFQFQCSSDSTNGTGVQGGQIPELVFYA; translated from the exons ATGCCCGCGGCCGACTGCAGGCTGCTCCATCATGGCCGGATCATGAGGTGTCTGAcctccctgctcctcctcccAGAAGCTCTGAAGAAGTCCAAGAAGCTCGGCCGGCTGCCGGTGTGTTATGAGATCCTGAGCCTGTCCAGCAGCAGcaagaagaagcagcagcagcagaaagaaGACACGAAGATGGCTGCGGAGTTGTACCCCGCCGCCGACAACACCACCAACAGCCTGGCCAACGGCACCACGGTGGCGGACACGGACAAGACCGAGTTGGTGGAGCTATGTCAGGCCAGCAGCTGCGGGGGGAGCACCGCTACCACCCCGACCACCCAGcagaacatcaacaacaacaacgtggAGATCCCCCCCAGCTGGCAGTGCAGCCACCCGACCCTCAGGGAGAG AAATGCCTTAATGTTCAACAACGAGCTGATGGCTGACGTGCACTTCATCGTGGGGCCTCTGGGGGCGTCGCAGAAGATCCCAGCACACAAG TACGTGCTGGCAGTGGGAAGCTCCGTCTTTTGTGCCATGTTTTACAGCGATCTGGCAGAGGAGGAGTCGGCGATTCATATTCCAGATGTGGAGCCGGCTGCGTTTCTAATCCTGCTGAA GTACATGTACAGCGATGAGATTGACCTGGAGGCAGACACGGTGCTGGCCACTCTGTACGCCGCCAAGAAGTACATCGTCCCAGCGCTAGCCAAGGCCTGCGTCACCTTCCTGGAGACGAGCCTGGAGGCGAAGAACGCCTGCGTGCTGCTGTCCCAGAGCCGGCTGTTCGAGGAGCCCGAGCTGACTCAGCGCTGCTGGGAGGTGATCGACGCCCAGGCTGAGCTGGCGCTCCTCTCTGAGGGCTTCTGTGAAATTGACCTGCAGACGCTGGACATCATCCTGCGGCGGGAGACGCTCAACACCAAGGAGGCGGTGGTGTTCGAGGCGGTTATGAACTGGGCGTCGGCCGAGTGTAAGAGACAGAGTCTGTCGCCGTCCACTCACAACAAGAGGGACGTGCTGGGAAAGGCTCTGTTCCTGCTGCGCATCCCCAGCATGAGTCTGGAGGAGTTCGCCAACGGCGCCGCCCAGTCAGACATCCTCACGCTGGAAGAGACGCACAGTGTCTTCTTGTGGTACACGGCGGCCAAAAAGCCCCAGCTGGACTTCCCTCTGACAGCCAGGAAGGGCTTGTCCCCCCAGCGCTGCCACCGCTTCCAGTCCTCGGCGTACCGGAGCAACCAGTGGCGCTACCGCGGCCGCTGCGACAGCATCCAGTTCGCGGTGGACAAGCGGATCTTTATCGCGGGGCTGGGATTGTACGGGTCCAGTGGCGGGAAGGCCGAGTACAGCGCCAAGATTGAGCTAAAGCGCCAGGGTGTGACTCTGGCGCAGAACTTGACCAAGTTTGTGTCAGACGGCTCGAGCGGAACGTTCCCCGTGTGGTTCGAGCACCCGGTGCAGGTGGAGCAGGACGCCTTCTACACGGTGAGCGCCGTGCTGGACGGCAACGAGCTCAGCTACTTCGGACAGGAGGGCATGACGGAGGTGCAGTGCgggaaagtgacttttcagttCCAGTGCTCGTCAGACAGCACTAACGGCACCGGGGTGCAGGGGGGGCAGATCCCAGAGCTGGTCTTCTACGCCTGA